The Quercus robur chromosome 3, dhQueRobu3.1, whole genome shotgun sequence DNA segment GCTGTATGCATGACAGGTAAGTATGCCTCAAAAGAAGAGGCCAAGAAGAAGGGAAATGTAATCAACAATATTGGGTGGTGGTTCAAACCGTGGTTCTACCAGCATGCACAGACAGCACTGAAGAGAGGGAAGTTTGTTGAGTATATACCAACCAGGGAGTATTATCATAGGCACACTAGGTGTCTGTACTGGGAGGGAAAGCTTATCCTTCCATTTGGAGATCAATTTTGGTTTAGGTTTCTCCTTGGCTGGTTGATGCCACCCAAAGTTGCTCTGCTCAAAGCTACCCAAGGTGAAGCGATCAGGAACTACTATCATGAGAATCATGTAATTCAGGACATGCTTGTTCCACTTTACAAGGTTGGGGATGCTTTAGAATGGGTCCACCAAGAGATGGAGGTACTTTTTTTTACCCACTTTAccttcttttgttttctccaacatttttgttataattaatttgtggCCAATTATATGTTGGTGTGTATTTGCATTAATGTCAACATAGATTTTAGCATTTTGAGGTTAATAAAAGAAGGGATTGGGGTGGGGGAGAGAAGATAGTTATATTATCCATAAGATGACATGGTTATCTTTTCCGTTGTCCTATTACTGATAGGATATTATGTGGACTTCAATGGTAGATTGCCTTAACCTGACAAACCAGGCTATTGCTTTCTGACACTTCTGTTGTATGTCGAGTGTCTTGGTAGAAACCTTTAAATATGTAAACTTCAGATCAAAATTCAACGGTAATGTCTTGTAAGGTTGTATTTTGTGTTCCAAAAGTAATATGCATGGTTAGTGAAAATGGGGTGCAGAAAAATGTGCTTTGATAGATAAATTACAATggtgattatatatatatatatatatataacctccTTGCACTGAGATCTGTAATCCCCGTCTTGAGAACTAGTGCAGGGACCCCCTTGAGCAATGGGCTGAGAAGTTTAGATTTAAGCTAGGAACCATTGTTAGTGATTCAAGGATAGTTGTGTGGTTGATACAATACCTATCAAATAGTTGTGTGGTTGATACAATACCTATCAAAAAGTTGTGAGGTTGATACATGTAATGACTCTATTTCTTTGTGTCTCATATTACCAAGTAGATATTGTGGGGTTGATGCATGTAATGACTTTCTATTTAtctcatatttcattttttttagtttgctCTTTCATTGTCTGTTAATTCTTCAGGTATACCCCATTTGGCTCTGCCCACACAGAGTATACAAGCTACCTGTCAAACCTCAGATTTATCCTGAACCTGGGTTTGAGCTACAACGCAGGCAGGGAGATACACAATATTCTCAGATGTACACTGATATTGGGATCTACTATGCACCTGGCCCTATCTTGAGGGGTGAGGCTTTTGATGGCGCTGAGGCAGTCCGTAAACTGGAGAACTGGTTGATTGAAAATAATGGATTCCAGCCACAGTATGCAGTATCTGAACTCAGTGAGAAAAACTTCTGGAGGATGTTTGATGCTGAGCTCTATGAGCAAGCCAGAAAGAAGTATGGAGCTGTGGGAACCTTCATGAGTGTGTACTACAAGTGCAAAAAGGGGAGGAAGACTGAGAAGGAGGTGCAGGAAGCCGAGCAAGCCCACCTTGAAACTGCTTATGCTGAGGTTGATCAGCCAATGGACTGATTTTTATTCTTGCCTTGCCCAGCAAGCTATTGTGGTTGATTATTATTGTCTTTtgtatttcatttcattttcctCTGCTTGTCAGATGCCATAGTTGCTGACATTATTGGGTAAAGTTTTTTTACGGATTAGATTAGACTCTGTCTGGAATTTAATGAGTTAGACTATGGATTGGTTTTATGGCTAAATATGTAACGACAATGGTTTTATggcctctctcactctctccattAACTATCTATTCGTTCCACTCCCAGGCAGAATGCATAAATCAGTAGGCGATACCTGAGTTTGGTTACCCAAAACATCTTGCAccatgtttgtttgcttgttttgttttgtttttttttttttttttttttttttttttgttttttgttttttgttttttgttttttttgttttaatttggcTTTCATGAACATATAAATACTATTAAATGTAATCTCTATCAAATGCCGAGTAATTCAAACACTCCTTTATCAAATTCTCAAATTTACCTATTTGCTACTTAGCAAGATTGTGGTTTAAGGTGTCTATTTTTTCATAGAAGTCAAAAGTAACAAAGATGACTGATAGCTGTTACTTGTTTTTGTGGTTCGAGGTTATACATTTATGAAACTGGATTGATTAAACAGAAGTAGAATACGGACAAAATTATTAGATTAAATTGAAAGAATCAGAATTTTTAGCCCAACAATTTTAGGTTCAACAGCTCTCTTCCCCCTCACCCCACCCCCCAACAATTGCATTATGATGGAAATCGAAATCAAATAATTGAGAATTGAAATAGAATTGCATTAGGATGGAAATCAAATAATTGAGAATTGAAATAGAATTGCATTAGGatgaaaaaatcaaaactagaATTATAGAGAAAGCTGCAGAAACAGAGTTTCTGTCAAGATATGAAACTaagagaaattcaaaaaaaaaaaaaaaactgattattCTTTTACTTAATAGGcctatttataatctttaactACTAGGAAATAAACTAGATAATAGTTACAACTAGATTGGCGGTCAATAACATAAGTTAAAGCCGAAATTAAAGAGAACACATGGCAGATCTGAGAAGTCAAAATAAGTGGCTGATTAATGGAGGTCAAAATGGGTGACTGGCTGTTGATGGTGGCTACATCATCCCTTAAGTTTTAGCTAGAAAATAAGGCTTCAAATGCTTCACATTGAAGGCATTAGAAATATTTAGATGATGGGTAGTTGGATTGTGTAGGCATTGTCATTGATTTTAATCAACACTTTGCATGGACTCACTTTCCTTGCCCACAACTTGGAACAAGAGCCATGAGGACACCTTTCCATATTCAAAATTACCCACATAAGGTCACCTTCCTTGAAAGTCAGTCTTTTTCGATGAATATTTGTAGCACCCATGTAGTTTATATTTGAATGTTCAATTCTCTCCTTGACTTGAGCATGGATAGATTGCATAAACTCTATCATTTCTATTGTTCTTGCATTCTCCTTAGAAAGTGGCAATGGTGCCAAATCTAAGACACTCAAAGGTTTTTTCTTCCTATACACAACTTCAAAAGGAAATGTTTCAGTAGTTTAATTAAGAGAAGAGTTGTAAACAAATTCAGCCAAGGCAACGATACTTTCCCAATTCCAAGGATTTTTACCAATCAAGCATCTCAAGAGATTCCCAAGACTTCATTAGACAATTCAATCCCTATCTTGTGGCATATAATTTGCTAAAAATGAGTAAGAAATTTAGCATCCTTGTCGGAAGCAATAGATAGGGGTACATTATGAAGCTTGCAGActtctttgaaaaataaaatagtcacATTGGAAGTTTGCATGATGTGTTCTTTTCTTCCCATCATGCATCGTTTGACGATCATTTTGCCAAGGTCTTCCAAGAAGGATATGGCACCCATCCATTGGTACTACGTCGCACCAAActtcataaaaatatttcttttgtatAGAAAATGGCACTAAGCAACACTTTGTTACTTTCACCTCACTACCCTTCTTGAACCCGTAAAGTTTCTAGGGTTGTGGGTGATCTTGAGTGGTAAGCTTCAACTTATTAACCACCTCTTGAGAGAccactgaaagttcaaaaaacgtgtacaaaaacacttttgaacgtttagacccccaaaaaccaacttaaccaacacaagcaatatgtcaaacaacaagtgtgcggaaacttaacatatgctacaatatgaaattggttaaacaactatctaagccataacaaaattaaccacagcagataatgtaaaggcagagatagagaggaaggaagatgcaaacacaaagataacacccgatgtgttatcgaagaggaaaccgaagacctcggcgaaaaacctctccgccgccctccaagcggtaatcaatccactagaaaatacagttgggatacaaggacagcaatagaccctccaagcctaatctacccaatgcacctaagccctccaagcttcttgctccaacgaggttgcgccgaacctttttcttttctagcttcccggattccgctactagaccgtagcatcaaccaatgaagattggctccttcctaactgcttcccagaactccaaacgactgtctcacagagatgataatggtgagaaccaggtttggtataatggcctctcaaggatttgacaatggagaggaagagagtgagggattttgatgagactctaaggtagagattgtgggtaaaacaatctggtttttctttagggtttctctctcaaaattctctctggaagctctctttcaatcgtgggttaaaagggtatttatactgaagaggagtggaatgcgaaacgtcaggtttttccaaaacaggggtggctcgcggcttgacctcgcggcttgactaagtcgcgagttccagtcgcgagttaaccgtatggccagttgtcctgttttgtcctgtagtgctccagctagcatgactgttcatcttccagcatgcttggcacgtgtgcagattctggcgggttgaagccgcgagtccagtcgcgagtcccagccgcgactctctgttttcttgcacactcttgagcaatcttcacactatctcactcactacccttacaacaatcccacctaaatacagggttactaaatgctgaattacaagcaaatttggcacggaataaagccaattagatggttgaataaattcaaccttacaaccaCATTTTCACAACTTCCCCCATTAATGATCAAATTACAAAATCTTCTTTCAATGTtgtaaattgtataaaaaatattggtTCTTAACCAGTCTTCTTCATAATTGAGTTTAGGAGCAAGAAAAGTATTTCTTATCACAAGTTCGAGCCCTCTTCTTCTTTAAAATCACCACCAATCTCCTCATTTGAAGTTTGATAAAGAATGAGTTTTCCATCTTCATATTCAAGCTCTTTTACTTCCTATAACATAAGAGCTTTCTTTCTACAATTCGAAGATCGATACCCCAGTTCTCCAAACTTGAAACATTTGAAAGTATCCACTTATTGTTGTCTACCCCTGCTAACAATGGCTATTTGGGACTGTTTTGGGGACTATAATAGCAGGTTTAGGTTACGCTGCTTGTTGCCTAACCCTAGAAGTTTCTCCTCTCTCATTTGTAGTCAAATTCCCAACCTTATATTAGTTAGAAATCTCATAACCAGAATTGGAACCCCATTTTCTAGACCTTAAAGCAGGCTTAGTTTGTTGTTTCTCCACCAATAAAACCTAGTTGTAGGCTTTCGACATGTTCCACAATGATTGTAGGCTAAGGACATCTTGGATGAATGTCTTCAATCCACTCAAGTACCTTGCAAGCATTTTTCCTTAACTTTCATTCAAATATACCCTTACTATAAGTTGGTGAAAGGGTGCCTCCATATACTCCTCCAAACTACCTTCTTGCTTAAGATTGTGTTGGCATTTGTAAAGTGATTGGGTGTTGTTGAAAGTAAGAAATTACTCATAGTGCTTTTTCTTCACCTTCTTCTAACTCTTGATCTTGATTTTACCACTTCATTGGCTagaaatttccaatttttcccaCCAAGCAAAAGCTTTCCCCTTAAGGCGAATAGCAACTGGCTTCGTTTTCTTTTCATCCATAACTTCATAATAATCAAACACCCTTTCAACAGTGTTAAGCCAATCAACTAAGTCTTCCGGTTTAGGACCCCCTTGAAACTCTGGAATTTTAACCTTGAAGTTATAGTAAAGTCTTGACTCATTTCTTTCCACATAAGGCCTACCCCTTGAGGAACTACAAAAGGGTTCTCAAAATGAGAATGAGAGTCATCAGACTCATCAGTAGCCTCATGAGGAGGCTACATACGCTGCACCACTTTCATAAGTGGCGCAATTTGTCTCCTTAATCCAGCAATTTCATATTCTTTCTCTATATTTTGATTTCATCCACCATTCCTCCCCATTGGAGGGTTGGTTTCAACTTCTTCCCCAACATCCATTTGATTTCCCCCTTATTCCACCCTTCATTGATCTCCTTATTTGGGCCATCAGAAGCTTCACAATCTTCAAAAAATTGCAAATGGTAGCGGCAACACAAGTGATCAATCTGTGATAGTTTGTAGCAACAACAACACAACACAGCTTTGATTGGCACAAGGAACCTAGATATGATTTCTAGGATCTTGAatggggagagaaaaaaaagaaaagaaaaaagaacacaCAAGGACACCTAGGGCTCAAATGATCAAATCAATATGGAAAAAGAGGACTAGATTTGTGCTCTCATACCAAATGATAGAAATCAAGATCTAATACTTGAGTACTCAAAAAGAATTGCATTAGAATGAAGAATCAACACTGGAATTATAGAGAAATATAGTTTTTGTCTAGATCTAAAACtaagataaattaatcaaaaaaattgattattctTTTACATAAAAAGCTTAATTATAATCTTAGAAAAATTACAATGTATCACCCTAAACTTTTTGAATGAAtgttttgcaccctaaactgtGATTCTTGTTACACTTTGTACCACAACGTTAAGTTTGCTATTAACTTGGacgaaaattcaaagtttagggtgcaaagtgtaatcaagagtatagtttagggtggtgaAGTGtaatttcttctttgattttaaGGGATTGATAACAAGGGCAATTAGGTCTTTTCACATAATGCCATAATTTTCCATCCAAGGTAACGGAAAACTTGATgttggggtgcaaagtgtaatgaAGCTCCTAGTTTAGAGTGCAAAATGTGCACTAAAAacgtttagggtgcaaagtgtaaaaCATTCCATACACATTATATGGTAGAGAAAAACGATGATTCAAATCTTCCACCAACAACTAGAATAAGAAATCATATGATTTAATTTGTAACATTCCATAAACttcatatatttgaaacttaattttCTATTGTAAAGAGGACATTGGAGACAAAAAATGGTGTAATTACTAAGCAAGTGAGGCACGATTACTAATTAGTGGTGTGTACTACTAGAAAGAgacgtttatttatttttgtttttcatttttttaataaaattttcattattagaaaaaactttaaaatgaaAACACATTAGGGTTGCTCAAAAATCAATATAACCGAAGTTCTAAGAAGTTAAGgacaaaaatacatttttggtACTTACGGTTGGTGTTACTTTTACTTTGGTcctttactttttaaaatttggttttGATAATTTATGTTTAACTCCATTATTATATTGCCCCATCGTCTATTTTTGTCAGTAATCTAAATGACAAGTGCCCTTCATGTTTAACTACCTTATAAAATATTAGCTTTAAAATGCTATGGAAGACAAAATATTagctttcaaaaaagaaaactgtAAGAAATAGAGACTTGCAGCGGAATATAAACAATCGGTTTTTCAGCATACCTCTCTTGACCTAAACCGACCACACAGGAGCTTTGAGATTGTTCTATGCTGTCTAGAGCCAGCCTCCACGCAGACCAGCTATTCAAACACGTTCTGAATTCCAGTTTGTATAACCCACAAACCAAAAACGTTTCTCGATGGTGTTGCACACTACTAAAGTGATTCAAACATAATCCACAACCTAAAAGCCTCACTACACTCTGTAAACACTATAAGAAATGCAGAATTCGCTCTCAGTAAAATGGGTACCACTCTTGGTGTTTATATACACACCACTCCATTAATATTGAATGGGATAGTAGACTTGGTGGGGTAGAGTAACAGTCTAAACCATTACTCCATAACTCTTGGATGTTACAATTATCCTGAGGTATACAGAGTGACTTGCCCACTTTGGGTGTCCTTCCATATTCTTTTCAGTTTCTAACACAAACAAAAACCACCTCAATTTTACTTTGATCCAAATCAAGCATAgaagtactattttttttatgaccCGTCCTTCACTTGGTCAAATAAAAGGGAAGGTTTGGCCAATATCAAGGAGCGACTAGATTAGTGCCTTTGTGACTGTGAATGGCAGCTTCTCTTTCCCAGAGCTGGGGTTAAACACTTGTGCAACTCCAACTCAGATCACAGTCCAATTCTACTTGACACTTACTTTGAgccaaaaaattttgttcatcCCTTTCGATTTGAAGCAATGTGGACAAAAGATGAAAGGAGTAGAGACGTGGTCAACAAAACTTGGCAAGTGCAAGTTGAGGCATGGGTTTAAGCTTGTTAGAAAACTGTTAGAGACAAAAAATGATGTGAGaaaatggaataaaaatgtATTCGGTATCGtccaagaaagaattaaagtccTTCAAGCCAGTATTGCTAAAATACAGCAAAAACCCCCCACCAAagaaaatttggagataaaGCTTCTCTAAATTTAGAGTTGGATGATTGGTTAGCCAAGGAAGATTTGAAGTGGCACCAGAATTTTTAAGGAGTTGTGGTTAAGGAAGGGGGATAGGAATACGAGATTCTTTCATCTCTCACCCTTGTTAAATGTAAAAGAAACCAGATATCAGAGATTAAACTGGAAGATGGTTCATGGATTAATGATAGGGAGGatatttagaattattttgtagaaaaattcaaaactctATATCAATCGAGTGGACCTTGAATTCCCCACAATATAGAAAACCTTATTGAGCCTTGCATATTAGATGAAGAGAATTTGGAGCTATGTAAAATTCCTTCTAGAGAAGAAATTAAGAAGGCTATTTTTGGGATGAAATCATTAAAGGCTCCTGGTCCTGATGGCTTTCCAGCTTTATTTTATAAGCATTATTGGGACATTGTTGAAGATCAAGTATTTATGGCTACGTAGAGTTTTTTTCGTAATGGATGGCTATTGAAGAATTTTAATCAGGCCTATATATCCTTCATCCCCAAGAAGAGTGATGCTTGCAATTTCAATCAGTTTCACCCTATaggcatgtgcaatgtctgctATAAGGTAATTTCTAAAATACTTGTGAATAGACTCAGACTGCTTTTAGATAAGATGGTGGATCCAGCTTAAGAGGCCTTTGTCCCCAATAGGTGGATAAATGAAAACGTGGTGCTTGCTCAGGAGATTGTGCATAACTTCAAACACACtaggaagaagaaagattttGTGGGTGTCAAGCTTGATTTTCAGAAGGCTTATGATAGGATAGAGTGGAATTTCTTATTCGGGTCCTCAAAGCATTTGGTTTCTAACCTTATTTATCAGTGCATCTCCATTATTCAATACTCCTTGCTGTTAAATGGAGGCCTTTGTCCAAGCTTTATTCCCTCCTGTGGACTCTCACCCTATCTTTTCATCATTGGTATTGAAATTCTTATGAGGTTGGTAAATAGAGAGGTAAGTCGTAATAATCTTTCAACATTCAAAGTTTCTAGTTTAGCTCCTCCTACTTCTAAACTTTGCTATGCTGATGATGTTATTCTTTTTTGTAAGGCGAAGATTGTTGAGCTTATCACCCTAAAAAATtgtttggaaaattattgtTCTTGGTCGGGGCAAAGTATTAGTGTGGAGAAATTTGGTGTCTTCCCTTCTAAAGGGGCTAGTAGTTAAAGATAAGTTGGA contains these protein-coding regions:
- the LOC126717916 gene encoding delta(24)-sterol reductase — encoded protein: MSDLDVPLRPKRKKVWVDYFVHFRWIVVIFVVLPISFTLYFLTYLGDVRSEMKSFKQRQKEHDENVEKVVKRLKQRNPKKDGLVCTARKPWIAVGMRNVDYKRARHFEVDLSAFRNILEIDKERMIAKVEPLVNMGQITRVTVPMNLSLAVVAELDDLTVGGLINGYGIEGSSHIYGLFSDTVVAYEIVLADGRVVRATRDNEYSDLFYAIPWSQGTLGLLVSAEIKLIHIKEYMKVTYQPVVGNLKEVAQAYTDSFAPRDGDQDNPEKVPDFVETMLYNPTEAVCMTGKYASKEEAKKKGNVINNIGWWFKPWFYQHAQTALKRGKFVEYIPTREYYHRHTRCLYWEGKLILPFGDQFWFRFLLGWLMPPKVALLKATQGEAIRNYYHENHVIQDMLVPLYKVGDALEWVHQEMEVYPIWLCPHRVYKLPVKPQIYPEPGFELQRRQGDTQYSQMYTDIGIYYAPGPILRGEAFDGAEAVRKLENWLIENNGFQPQYAVSELSEKNFWRMFDAELYEQARKKYGAVGTFMSVYYKCKKGRKTEKEVQEAEQAHLETAYAEVDQPMD